In a genomic window of Mastomys coucha isolate ucsf_1 unplaced genomic scaffold, UCSF_Mcou_1 pScaffold17, whole genome shotgun sequence:
- the LOC116095021 gene encoding zinc finger protein 431-like translates to MDAVTFDDVHVSFTREEWNLLDPSQKSLYKDVMLETYWNLTVIGYNWEDHHIEKRCQSSRSYERHEISHSGEKPYENKQCGQAFEMPTHLQRHENIHTTEKPYECNQCGKAFSQQSSVQYHKRTHTGEKPYECNQCGKAFLYQGNLQIHKRTHNGEKPYECNQCGKAFSQESSLQCHKRTHSGEKPYECSQCGKAFSQQSHLQRHKRNHTGQKA, encoded by the exons ATG GATGCAGTGACTTTTGATGATGTGCATGTGAGCTTCACTAGGGAAGAATGGAATTTGCTCGATCCTTCCCAGAAAAGtctctacaaagatgtgatgTTGGAAACTTACTGGAACCTCACTGTTATAGGATACAATTGGGAAGACCATCACATTGAAAAACGATGTCAAAGTTCTAGAAGTTATGAAAGGCATGAAATAAGTCATAGtggagagaaaccatatgaaAATAAGCAATGTGGTCAAGCATTTGAAATGCCCACTCATCTCCAAagacatgaaaacatacatactacagagaagccttatgaatgtaatcaatgtggtaaagccttttcacagCAGAGTAGTgtccaatatcataaaagaacacatactggagagaagccttatgaatgtaatcaatgtggtaaagcctttttgTATCAGGGAAAtctccaaattcataaaagaacacataatggagagaagccttatgaatgtaatcaatgtggtaaagccttttcacagGAGAGTAGTCTCCaatgtcataaaagaacacatagtggagagaagccttatgaatgtagtcaatgtggtaaagccttttcacagCAGAGTCatctccaaagacataaaagaaatcaTACTGGACAGAAAGCTTAA